CAAACCCTCGTTCAGCAGGCGAATCAAACCGGAAATATTTATCAAGCCCTCAAGGACTACGCAACGGCCTGTCTGCAAGCGCTGGATCGGGTGCCTGAGGTGGTGCGATCGGTGGTGGGCGAGTCGGGCAGTTTTCCGGCGGAGAACCGTAAAGCCTTGGGGCGAGGCGTCACCCAGGCAAATCGCTATGTCGCAGAATATTTTGAAACGATTATTAACCGAGGGCATTTACACACCTATCTTTCTGCCGAAAAATTGGCGAGCTTGCTGCACGGTATGTTGTTGGGGTATGCCGTGATCGAATTTACCAGTGAGTTTCACGAGCTTTGGCAGGATCGGGAGGATTTCTTAGAAAACTTGGTCACGCTGTTTCTACATGGTGCGGTTTCGTCTTCTGTGGAGATTCTGCCTCCGTCGTCTATTCTGTCTGATACCGTGGTGGTGACGGAAACGATCGCCGCCGCATCTGGAGTTACAGATCTATCGGCCTATGTCGTCCACGGCATTTTGCAAAAAGCGAAGAAAGCCGGAAGTCAAGATTATGCGATCGCCTATGTGCTGTTTGGAGCAGGCTTAAGTCCGGCTGAATTATTGAGCCTAGAGCGATCGCACTATTACTCGGATCCTCATCAGAGCGTGCTGTATGTTGGGGCAGGACGCGATCGCCAACGTCCGATTAATCAGTGGATTATGGGCAAGCGCTACGGAACCTACACGCGCAATCCGCTGACCCAATGGCTGAAGAGCCGGAAAGATCAGCAATCCGCTCTTTTTCTCAATGCATCGGGTGATCCCCTGACTGACACCGATCTCCGGCCATACTGGCAAGCATGGACAGAGGGATTCAGTACTCCCGATGGCTACCCGATTCAACTGGCTCATGCTCAGCAAACCTGGTGTGTGGAAATGCTCATGCGGGGGATGAGTCTAGACAATCTATCGATCCTCACCAACTGGGATCTGGAAACGCTAGCGCCTTATGCGAATCGTGCTAGGGAGAAGGCGGCGCTAGAAGAAGCGATGCGTCTTGATCAAAAGAGTTAATTCTCACTCGCTGTTGTGCTTCTCAGCAACGTCGGACTCATGCTCTATTCTGGTTGTGCTATCTGGCTCTTGGGCAAAGTCTGTAAGGTCTAGAAACGCCTTCGACGTAGATTTCGAGCGGGATGGCTGATCCGAAGCGGCTTGCCCCTGGGAGCCAGGTACATCCGTCCATTGATCCAAAATATCGTTAATCAGGATCTCTTGGAACAACACGCGCATAATGATCACTAAGGGTAGCGCTAAAAATAACCCTAAAAAACGGCGTTGTTGCATGAAAGAGGGGTTACGGGCGGGAGAGGCATGGTAAATTTCAGTT
This is a stretch of genomic DNA from Synechococcales cyanobacterium T60_A2020_003. It encodes these proteins:
- a CDS encoding TetR family transcriptional regulator; amino-acid sequence: MPPTQNPTRQRLIHTALELFAQQGVTATTTRQISDSAGVNEVTLFRHFGSKHRLLLAVIEEAAVFTQLGQTLVQQANQTGNIYQALKDYATACLQALDRVPEVVRSVVGESGSFPAENRKALGRGVTQANRYVAEYFETIINRGHLHTYLSAEKLASLLHGMLLGYAVIEFTSEFHELWQDREDFLENLVTLFLHGAVSSSVEILPPSSILSDTVVVTETIAAASGVTDLSAYVVHGILQKAKKAGSQDYAIAYVLFGAGLSPAELLSLERSHYYSDPHQSVLYVGAGRDRQRPINQWIMGKRYGTYTRNPLTQWLKSRKDQQSALFLNASGDPLTDTDLRPYWQAWTEGFSTPDGYPIQLAHAQQTWCVEMLMRGMSLDNLSILTNWDLETLAPYANRAREKAALEEAMRLDQKS